From Paralcaligenes sp. KSB-10:
AGGCCGTGTCCTGGGGCATACGCAATTCCGGCGCCAATTTACAAGAGGGCAGCCGGTCCGCCCGAGCCCTGGCCTGGTTGTGCGCGCGGCTTTCCTGCCTGGTGCCTGCCGTCATCGTGGCATGCGCCGAGAATGCATCGGCGCGTCACCAGGAATGGGGCTATCGTGCCGATCGCATGCTTGTCATCCCCAATGGCTACGATTTGACGCGCTGGCAAGCCAGGCCGCAAGCCCGGATCGATTTGCGGGCCGCGTGGAGGGTGGATGCCGACACACCCCTGATCGGCAGCGTGGCGCGCTGGAATCCCCTTAAAGACCATGCCAACCTGCTGCAGGCTTTTGCGCAAAGCCTGTCGGCGCATCCGGCCTTGCGCTGTGTGCTGGCGGGACGCGGCATGGATGAAGGCAATGCCGAACTCATGGCGCTGCTCGCGCGGCTGAACCTGCGGGACAAGGTCATCCTGCTGGGGCAGCGCGATGATATCCCCGATATCATGAGCGCGATCGATGTGCATGTTTTGTCGAGCTGCGCCGAAGGCTTTCCGAATGTGGTGGCCGAGGCCATGGCGGTCGGGACCCTATGCGTCGTGACCGATGTAGGCGATGCGGCGAAGATTGTTGCCGGTGAAGGCTGGGTGGCGCCGCCCCGCAATCCGGCTGCCTTGTCCGAAGCGGTGAACCAGGCCGTGGCGGCGCTGGGTACGGCCGACATGGCAAACCGGTCGCGGCGCGGGCGGGAACGCGTACGGCAGGAATACAGCCTGGCTACCATGGTGGAGGCGTACCAGCTTGTGTGGCAGCGTCTGGCGGCTGATTTTCCGTCGCGACTTGTCCGGGCCGCAGATACGCGGTCTGCGCCACGCCTGCTGTTCGTGGTGAACAACCCCGCCTTCTTCCTGTCTCACCGCCTGCCTTTGGCGCTGGGTGCCCGGGATGCCGGCTTCGATGTTCATGTGGCGACCATGGATGGGGCATCGGTGGCGCAAATCACGGCTTGCGGCCTGCGGCATCATGTGATTCCCATGAGCCGCAGCGGTAAGAATCCGGTTCAGGAAATACATACTATCTACGCCTTGTGGCGCTTGTATCGCCGCTTGCGTCCCAGTGTTGTTCATGCGGTCACGATCAAGCCGGTGCTGTATGGCGGTATTGCCGCAAGGCTGGCAGGTGTGCCGGCTTTTGTGGCAGCGGTATCCGGCCTGGGTTTTGTTTTTACACGATCCGGCCAGGGCTTCAATTTTGTGCGGGCGGCGGCCATTGCCTTGTATCGCCTGGCCCTGGGGCACCCGAACAGTCGCGTCATTTTTCAGAACACGGACGATCGTGATTTGCTGAGCGATGCCGGCGTTGTCAGGCCGGAGCAAGTGGTATTGGTGCGTGGCTCGGGAGTCGATCTCGATCGGTTCCAGGTCACGCCCGAGCCCGAGGGGGCGCCGGTCGCGATCATGGCGGCCCGCCTGTTGCACGACAAAGGTGTGCGGGAGTTCGTGGCCGCGGCCAAGGCCTCGGCGGGGCATCCGACGGGCCTGCGTTGGGTCCTGGCCGGCAGCCCCGACCCGGGCAATCCCGCCAGCGTCAGTCAGGACGAGTTTGTCCGGTGGCAGCGGGAAGGGGTTGTTGAGTGTCTGGGGGAACGTTCGGATATCGCCGAGCTTTACAACGCATCGCATATTGTCGTCTTACCCTCCTACCGGGAGGGCTTGCCCAAGTCGCTGGTCGAGGCGGCGGCCTGCGGCCGCGCGGTGGTAACCACCGATGTGCCGGGGTGCCGCGATGCGATCGAAGTCGGCGTCACCGGTTTGTTGGTGGCCACACGCGATATGGCCGGTTTGGCGGCGGCGGTGCAGCGCCTGGCCGGCGATCCTGTTTTGCGTCAGCGCTTTGGCGCGGCCGGGCGGCAGTTGGCCGAGCGGGAATTCGATATCCACAAAATCGTGCGGATCCATTTGGATATCTATACCTCCTTGTGCCGCTAGGGTATTTTCGGTTCGAGTGTGTTTACAGCACTCGATGCTTTGGTCGCTTTGGTATTTAAAGGCGCCGTCTATCGGGGCTTGGGGTCAGGGCCGGCACGGCGTGCTTCATCCGGATTTAGCTCGGCAAGGCGGGCGTCGGGCGAACTCGCGTCGCCCCGCGATGCGGGGCGCCACTCAGACAGCGCCCGCCGACTACCCCCGCCTTGACGAGCTAAATCCGGCGCACGCCTTACGCCGGTCCTGACCCCAAGCCCCGATAGACGGCTCACGTAATGGCATGCCTGGAATGAACTTGCCGGCCCAAGGTATACTTCGATGCATGACCTTAACGTTTCTCTCGGTGCACGACTCCAATGCCTCTCTCTATGCATTGCCTCAACGCAAGCCGCAGGGTGGGTGGTGCTGTGTAGTCCGGCGGTAGTCCAGCGCCGGGTGCTGACGAAGGGAAGGCGGGGGGTGTCGGCGGGCGCTGTCTGAGCCCGGCCTCGCGAGGCCGGGCGAGTTCGCCCGACGCCCGCCTGGACGAGGCAGACCCGGGTAGTCGGCTAGCGCAGCTAGCCGACCGCTGGACGTGCCGGACTACACAGCACCGCCCACCCTGCGGCGCCTTAATAGAATTAACCGCCGCCAAGACAACCAACACAGGCAACACAGCCCAAAGCCACAGATCAAGCCCAAAAGCGACTCAAAACGGAAGTATTACCTGCGGCGCCAGCGCCAGCAAAGCGCTGCGAAATTCAGCCTGAATTCGCAGCAACGCTTCGCGTGTATCGCCTTCGAAACGCAATACGACCACGGGCGTGGTGTTTGAAGCGCGGGCCAGGCCAAAACCGTCGGCGTATTCAGCCCGTACGCCGTCAATCGGATTGATGCTTTGCGCAAGCGGGAACTTGCCTTCGCTTTGCAGGCGTTTGATGAGCGCATGGGGCTCGCCTTCCCGCATTTCCAGCTTGAGCTCGGGCGTGGAAATACCTTGGGGCAGCGCTTCAAGAACCGCCGACGGGTTGGAGCCGCGCGACAGGATTTCGAGCAGGCGTGCGCCGGTGTACAGGCCGTCGTCGAAGCCGAACCAGCGTTCCTTGAAAAAAATATGACCGCTCATTTCCCCGGCCAAAGGGGCGCCGGTTTCCGCCAGCTTGGCCTTGATCATGGAATGCCCGGTTTGCCACATCAGTGGTTGCCCTCCGGATTGCTTGATGGAATCGGCCACATGACGGCTGCATTTGACATCGAAAATGATCGTCGAGCCGGGCACGCGCCGCAAAATATCCTGTGCGTACAGAATTAGCTGGCGATCGGGCCAGATGATTTCGCCGGATTTGGTAACGACCCCCAGGCGGTCGGCATCGCCATCGAAAGCCAGCCCGAGTTCGCAGTCGCTGTTTTGCACATGCCGGATCAGGTCTTGCAGGTTGTGAGGATCGGCGGGGTCGGGGTGATGATTGGGGAAATGTCCATCGACTTCGCAAAAAAGCTCGTCGACCTCGCAACCCATGGCCTTGAATAACTGGGGGGCCACGGCCCCGCCCACGCCGTTGCCGCAGTCGATGGCGATTTTCATCGGCCTGGCGATCTTCACATCGGATGTAACGCGCTGGACATAAGCGTCGACCAGATCCAGGGTTTGCCGGGTTCCATGCGGTATGTCAATGGGTGCGGACAGGCTTGCCATGGCGGTTTTAAGCGCCTGAACATCGCTGCCATGCAAGGTTTTACCCCCCATCATCATTTTGAAGCCGTTGTAATTGGGCGGATTATGACTGCCTGTAATAGCTACGCCCGAGCCGGTTTCTTGCGTATGCGCGGCAAAATACACCAGGGGAGTCGGCACCATGCTCAGGTCCAGGGTATTGATGCCGCCCGCCATTAAACCTTCCTGGAGGGCCTGGGCCAGCCCAGGGCTGCTGAGCCGGCCGTCGTAGCCAACGACCAGGGTGCTTATGCGCTCTGCGCGTGCCCGCTGCGCCAAGGCCAGGCCCAGCCTGTGGGCAAACTCCGCATTGAGCTGTTCGGGCACTGTGCCGCGAATATCGTAGGCCTTGAATACCGCGTCGGGAAGTGTGAAATCTGTCAAAACATTTCCTTGAAAAACTTGGCGAAAAACATTTCGTATTATCGTGGATTGGATGGAGGACGGTAAAACCGCGGGCAGGCGGATTTGTTTCGAGTTCTGACTGCGGCGTCCGGCCGTTTAAAGTACGCCTAAAATAGACGGCTCGGAATTCGGCAGGCACAAGGGGATAGCGATGAAGCCATTAAACGAATTGGTCCGGATTGTAGGCGCGCCGCATGTGTTGGATGCGGCGCAAGCCGGGCCGTATCTGGTCGATTGGCGGGGTCGTTATACAGGCCGGGCTCTGGCGGTGGTCAGGCCCGCTACCGCGCAGGAAGTCTCCGACGTTGTTCGCTGGTGTATGCTCAACCAGGTGCCTATCGTGCCGCAAGGCGGCAACACAAGCCTGTGCGGAGGAGCCACGCCCGATTCCAGCGGTACGGCCATCGTGCTCTCCCTGACTCGCATGAATCAGGTACGCAGCGTCGATACCGACAACGACACTATGGTTGTCGAAGCAGGCTGCATACTGCAGTCGGCGCAGCAGGCCGCTCATGCCGCGGATCGCTTGTTTCCCCTGAGCCTGGCGGCCGAAGGGAGCTGCACGGTGGGAGGCAACCTTGGCACCAACGCCGGCGGAACCCAGGTGCTGCGCTACGGCAATGCACGGGACCTGGTGCTGGGGCTGGAGGTCGTGACGGCCGAAGGCGATATCTGGCACGGCCTGCGCGGCTTGCGCAAGGACAACACAGGCTACGATTTGCGGGACTTGTACATAGGAAGCGAAGGTACTCTGGGTATTATCACCGCCGCCACGGTCAAGCTGTATCCGCAGCCGCTTGCCCAGTGCACGGCATTGTTGGGTGTGGGCTCCATACGCGACGCGGTGGCGGTGCTGTCGGCGGCGCGCAAGGGGTTCGGCGCAAGCCTGACCGGCTTTGAGCTGATCGCCGGCGAATGTTTGCATGGAGTTGTCCAGTGTTATCCGCAGCAGCGCATTCCTTTCGAAGGCTCGTCGGCGCGCTTGCCCTGGTATACCTTGCTCGAGGTTTCCGACAGCGAAAGCGCGCAGCATGCGCGCGAACGTTTCGAAGCCATCGTGGGCCAGACTCTCGAAGATAACCTGGTGATCGACGCGGTGATCGCCGAAAGCACGGCGCAAAGCGACGCCTTGTGGCATTTGCGTGAAAGTGTGCCGCTGTCGGAAAAAGCGTTCGGCAAGAGCGTCAAGCACGATGTATCGATACCTGTGTCGAGAATGGCGGAGTTCGTGGAAACGACCAACGCGGCATTGCAGGCCCATTTTCCGGGAGTGCAGCATGTGATTTTCGGCCACCTGGGCGACGGCAATCTGCACTATAACGTGGCCAAAGGCCAGGCCTACACCGAAGAAAACTTGCTGGGCCTTCAAGACGCCATCTATAACGTGGTCTACGAAAGCGTGCACAGCTTCGGGGGCTCGATCAGCGCCGAGCACGGCGTGGGCCAGCTCAAGCGCGATATCCTCCCGCGCTACAAGGACCCCGTCGAGCTCGCCCTGATGAAGCGCATCAAACAGGCGCTGGACCCGCATGGCTTGATGAATCCGGGCAAAGTGCTGAACTGACTCAAAAGGCCGGAAAACAATACTTTCCGCCGAATGGGTTTTTTATTTTATGAATTGCGCGGTATGCTACGGCGCTTGCCGCTTTATGTATGGCCGAGGGTGTGCAAGC
This genomic window contains:
- a CDS encoding glycosyltransferase family 4 protein encodes the protein MAADFPSRLVRAADTRSAPRLLFVVNNPAFFLSHRLPLALGARDAGFDVHVATMDGASVAQITACGLRHHVIPMSRSGKNPVQEIHTIYALWRLYRRLRPSVVHAVTIKPVLYGGIAARLAGVPAFVAAVSGLGFVFTRSGQGFNFVRAAAIALYRLALGHPNSRVIFQNTDDRDLLSDAGVVRPEQVVLVRGSGVDLDRFQVTPEPEGAPVAIMAARLLHDKGVREFVAAAKASAGHPTGLRWVLAGSPDPGNPASVSQDEFVRWQREGVVECLGERSDIAELYNASHIVVLPSYREGLPKSLVEAAACGRAVVTTDVPGCRDAIEVGVTGLLVATRDMAGLAAAVQRLAGDPVLRQRFGAAGRQLAEREFDIHKIVRIHLDIYTSLCR
- a CDS encoding phosphomannomutase/phosphoglucomutase, which produces MTDFTLPDAVFKAYDIRGTVPEQLNAEFAHRLGLALAQRARAERISTLVVGYDGRLSSPGLAQALQEGLMAGGINTLDLSMVPTPLVYFAAHTQETGSGVAITGSHNPPNYNGFKMMMGGKTLHGSDVQALKTAMASLSAPIDIPHGTRQTLDLVDAYVQRVTSDVKIARPMKIAIDCGNGVGGAVAPQLFKAMGCEVDELFCEVDGHFPNHHPDPADPHNLQDLIRHVQNSDCELGLAFDGDADRLGVVTKSGEIIWPDRQLILYAQDILRRVPGSTIIFDVKCSRHVADSIKQSGGQPLMWQTGHSMIKAKLAETGAPLAGEMSGHIFFKERWFGFDDGLYTGARLLEILSRGSNPSAVLEALPQGISTPELKLEMREGEPHALIKRLQSEGKFPLAQSINPIDGVRAEYADGFGLARASNTTPVVVLRFEGDTREALLRIQAEFRSALLALAPQVILPF
- a CDS encoding FAD-binding oxidoreductase → MKPLNELVRIVGAPHVLDAAQAGPYLVDWRGRYTGRALAVVRPATAQEVSDVVRWCMLNQVPIVPQGGNTSLCGGATPDSSGTAIVLSLTRMNQVRSVDTDNDTMVVEAGCILQSAQQAAHAADRLFPLSLAAEGSCTVGGNLGTNAGGTQVLRYGNARDLVLGLEVVTAEGDIWHGLRGLRKDNTGYDLRDLYIGSEGTLGIITAATVKLYPQPLAQCTALLGVGSIRDAVAVLSAARKGFGASLTGFELIAGECLHGVVQCYPQQRIPFEGSSARLPWYTLLEVSDSESAQHARERFEAIVGQTLEDNLVIDAVIAESTAQSDALWHLRESVPLSEKAFGKSVKHDVSIPVSRMAEFVETTNAALQAHFPGVQHVIFGHLGDGNLHYNVAKGQAYTEENLLGLQDAIYNVVYESVHSFGGSISAEHGVGQLKRDILPRYKDPVELALMKRIKQALDPHGLMNPGKVLN